In Thermosipho atlanticus DSM 15807, one DNA window encodes the following:
- a CDS encoding ABC transporter substrate-binding protein has product MKKLFVVLLFLVSLTIVFASGKLVFWHTQVEENRQKVINQLAKTFSIETGIEVEVVAVEENEMFSKLAAAKAAGTLPDIIEAGAETILSLGADGLLDTILPTRFINNTDENFYEGAARFVRTPDGKSYYAIPFHGWVQGIWYRKDWFERAGLEPPITWDSILKAAKYFHNPDSGIFGIVLAKNSDSYAEQVFTIFALSNGARIFDENGNVVVNSPEMKETLEFYKELGKYSAPGHTYWKQARELYLQGKTAMFFYSTYIMDDLALAEVQTKYVGDFDPQLVKNTGFAPYMTHSRKSSFGQVVSLGVLNTTKNKLGAWKFLTFMFEPENYVKFLHMAPGGMLPTTKKMAESEVFMRDPKGIYERYGRDKIMEIIEGMSNVEKFGYVNGKVFPEMGKISGAFIIGKGLVKMFDENLSPEKVLKYWELEMKKITGK; this is encoded by the coding sequence ATGAAAAAACTTTTTGTGGTTTTGCTTTTCTTAGTTTCATTGACCATTGTGTTTGCTTCAGGCAAGTTAGTTTTTTGGCATACGCAAGTAGAGGAAAATAGACAAAAGGTGATAAATCAATTAGCTAAGACATTTTCGATTGAAACGGGGATTGAAGTTGAGGTTGTAGCAGTTGAAGAAAATGAAATGTTTTCAAAACTTGCTGCTGCCAAAGCTGCAGGAACCCTTCCGGATATTATTGAAGCTGGAGCTGAAACCATATTAAGTCTAGGAGCAGATGGATTACTTGATACGATTTTGCCAACAAGATTTATCAATAATACGGATGAAAACTTTTATGAAGGTGCCGCAAGATTTGTAAGAACTCCAGATGGGAAAAGCTATTATGCTATACCGTTTCATGGATGGGTTCAGGGTATATGGTATAGAAAGGATTGGTTTGAGCGAGCAGGTCTTGAGCCTCCAATTACTTGGGATTCTATTTTAAAAGCTGCAAAGTATTTCCACAATCCCGATAGTGGAATTTTTGGAATTGTTCTTGCCAAAAACAGCGATTCTTATGCTGAACAAGTTTTTACAATTTTTGCTTTGTCAAATGGCGCAAGAATTTTTGATGAAAATGGAAATGTTGTAGTAAATTCGCCAGAAATGAAAGAAACTTTGGAATTTTACAAAGAACTTGGAAAATATTCAGCTCCGGGTCATACTTATTGGAAACAAGCGAGAGAACTTTATCTTCAAGGAAAAACGGCTATGTTTTTTTATTCCACATATATTATGGATGATTTAGCTTTAGCAGAAGTTCAAACCAAATACGTTGGAGATTTTGATCCACAACTTGTAAAAAATACTGGTTTTGCACCATATATGACTCATTCAAGAAAATCATCTTTTGGACAAGTTGTTTCATTGGGAGTCTTAAATACTACTAAAAACAAACTAGGAGCTTGGAAATTTTTAACATTTATGTTTGAACCAGAAAATTATGTAAAGTTTCTCCATATGGCGCCTGGTGGTATGCTTCCAACTACAAAAAAGATGGCAGAAAGTGAAGTGTTTATGCGAGATCCAAAGGGTATATATGAACGATACGGTAGGGATAAGATAATGGAGATTATAGAAGGTATGTCAAATGTTGAAAAATTTGGATACGTTAATGGAAAAGTTTTTCCCGAAATGGGGAAAATTTCGGGAGCGTTTATAATTGGAAAAGGTTTGGTGAAAATGTTTGATGAAAATCTTTCACCTGAGAAAGTATTAAAATATTGGGAATTGGAAATGAAAAAGATTACTGGTAAGTAA
- a CDS encoding carbohydrate ABC transporter permease: MSLAHKEEKFAWKLVTPTIVLLLLLILYPVLYNIYLSFFDVGISSIKFVGLDNYRRILSDREFWKSFSLTISFTLLTVIGSILLGLGVALMMNREFKGRKIMRTIILLPYITPLISIVFSWHYIFDPSLGPFVEFFGRRLGWISSEVDLLNNVNNAFIVVSIFNIWRNFPFVYLMILSKLQSIPTELYEAAEIDGANSWKKFLNITLPEIYFVIGAVGLLRGIWNFYKFDEVYLMSRSAGTLPIFIYERVIGTTSPEFGVAAAISTILMVIMMVLIGVYVKKVLKW, translated from the coding sequence TTGAGTCTTGCCCATAAAGAAGAAAAATTTGCTTGGAAACTTGTTACACCAACAATAGTGCTTTTACTTTTATTGATATTATATCCTGTGCTTTACAATATTTACCTTTCTTTTTTTGATGTTGGAATTTCTTCAATTAAGTTCGTGGGATTAGATAATTATAGAAGAATTCTTTCTGATAGAGAATTTTGGAAATCATTTTCTTTAACGATATCTTTTACTTTATTAACTGTAATAGGAAGCATTTTGCTGGGACTTGGTGTAGCTTTAATGATGAATAGAGAATTTAAAGGTCGGAAAATAATGCGGACAATTATTCTTTTACCATACATTACTCCTTTGATTTCAATAGTGTTTTCTTGGCATTATATTTTCGATCCTAGTTTGGGCCCTTTTGTTGAGTTTTTTGGGAGAAGATTAGGTTGGATTTCTTCCGAGGTTGATTTATTAAACAATGTTAATAATGCATTTATAGTTGTTTCTATATTTAACATTTGGAGAAACTTTCCTTTTGTTTATTTAATGATTCTTTCAAAGTTGCAATCAATTCCAACAGAGCTTTACGAAGCCGCAGAAATTGATGGGGCTAATTCGTGGAAGAAATTTTTGAATATTACATTACCTGAAATATATTTTGTAATTGGTGCTGTAGGACTACTGAGAGGCATTTGGAATTTTTATAAGTTTGATGAAGTTTACTTAATGAGTAGAAGTGCTGGAACGTTGCCAATATTTATATATGAAAGAGTAATTGGCACAACGTCCCCAGAATTTGGTGTTGCTGCAGCTATTTCCACAATATTAATGGTTATTATGATGGTTTTAATAGGGGTCTATGTAAAGAAGGTGTTAAAATGGTGA
- a CDS encoding carbohydrate ABC transporter permease, translating into MVKGKSPLRKVLFYIGIILIAFIILIPFYFMLIVSLHADYDPYKTSFKNLTLRNYAEIFGMVQSTEEVFFGDEITKRNIESISEKIKRLESISKSEETYKVYLEKKLLPEKKKELKNIIELIIDFSGIAPGNREIYVERAIKKGTREYREIMENAQTILSKEDLSLLIELTEFVNDYKDKDFIDSELTKIRVQIEELKKQREKIITEKATEFPFLRYIRNSLMFAGGAALMSLFFSLLGGYAISRLKFRGKGIIQRSVLVVYLFGGTVIMVPLYQIAVKLGFLSIPFGAGMYLIIVYVIQTLPVSLYMLGNYFRTISFSIEEAAIIDGCTRMQRIFKIIIPLSAPAIVTVYIYAFMIGWNEYLFASAFLGLKSYTDLFTLPIGLNAFSQSAHSVWGRLMAASLVSAVPVIIIFSLMEKYLTAGFTAGGVKE; encoded by the coding sequence ATGGTGAAGGGTAAATCACCTTTGAGAAAAGTGTTATTTTACATTGGAATAATTTTAATAGCATTTATCATATTAATCCCTTTTTATTTTATGCTTATAGTATCACTTCATGCTGACTATGATCCTTATAAAACAAGCTTTAAAAATCTTACCCTAAGAAACTATGCAGAAATTTTCGGGATGGTTCAGAGTACTGAAGAAGTTTTCTTTGGTGACGAAATTACAAAAAGAAATATAGAATCGATCAGTGAAAAAATAAAAAGACTGGAATCAATATCAAAATCTGAAGAAACCTATAAAGTTTACCTTGAAAAGAAATTATTACCTGAAAAGAAAAAAGAATTAAAAAATATAATTGAATTGATAATAGATTTTTCTGGTATTGCACCTGGAAATAGAGAAATATATGTTGAAAGAGCTATAAAAAAAGGCACAAGAGAATATAGAGAGATAATGGAAAACGCTCAGACAATTCTTAGTAAGGAAGATTTGTCTTTATTAATTGAACTAACAGAGTTTGTGAATGATTATAAAGATAAAGATTTTATTGATTCTGAACTTACAAAAATAAGAGTACAAATAGAAGAGTTAAAAAAACAGAGGGAGAAAATTATAACTGAAAAAGCAACTGAATTTCCGTTTTTACGTTATATAAGAAACTCATTAATGTTTGCAGGTGGAGCAGCGTTAATGAGCTTATTTTTTTCTTTGTTAGGAGGTTATGCTATTTCTAGACTCAAATTTAGAGGAAAAGGTATTATTCAAAGATCCGTTTTAGTAGTTTATCTTTTTGGTGGAACAGTAATAATGGTTCCATTGTATCAAATAGCTGTAAAACTTGGATTTTTGTCAATACCATTTGGAGCAGGAATGTATTTAATAATAGTGTACGTAATTCAAACTTTACCCGTGTCTTTATATATGTTAGGGAATTATTTTAGAACGATATCATTTTCAATAGAAGAAGCTGCAATTATAGATGGATGTACTAGGATGCAAAGAATATTTAAAATTATAATTCCATTATCGGCTCCTGCGATTGTTACCGTTTATATATACGCATTTATGATTGGATGGAATGAATATTTATTTGCATCAGCATTTCTTGGGTTAAAATCTTATACTGATTTGTTTACATTACCGATAGGTCTTAATGCATTTAGCCAATCCGCACATTCAGTTTGGGGGCGATTAATGGCTGCATCGTTAGTGTCAGCCGTACCAGTTATTATAATTTTCAGTCTTATGGAGAAGTACCTTACAGCAGGATTTACAGCAGGAGGTGTTAAGGAATGA
- a CDS encoding glycosyltransferase, producing the protein MIKEGFKVYTVPENILESIVKKGPYDLIVGIPSYNNSETIKYVVEMADQGLQQYFPNMRACIINSDGGSVDGTRKKFLSSDTVSDLYSFVYKGIPGKGTAMRSIFEIAHVVEAKAVVFLDSDLRSVEPFWIERLLTPILEGKTSYVTPYYIRHKYDGTITNSICYPLTSILYGQKIRQPIGGDFGVGKELINIYVRKPVEIWDSDISKFGIDIWMTTTAINESKLPVYQASLGAKIHDVKDPGKHLENMFKEVVGTLFNLMEVYKENWMNVDKIAESPVYGDILEVEPEPILVDAKNLLDRCKSGIISMKDDISKIFSEELTEKLFDIAYGNGRINEEVWISVIFELSKKYKKYKEELIKVLVPIYFGKTGDFVLKTWDMDTKEAEKKINELLDKFFERKGELVKIWMK; encoded by the coding sequence ATGATTAAAGAAGGTTTCAAGGTTTACACTGTACCTGAAAATATTTTAGAGAGCATTGTTAAAAAAGGTCCGTATGATTTAATTGTAGGAATACCAAGTTATAATAACTCTGAAACAATAAAATATGTTGTAGAAATGGCTGACCAAGGTTTACAACAGTACTTTCCGAATATGAGAGCTTGTATTATAAATTCTGACGGAGGTTCTGTTGATGGAACACGTAAGAAATTTTTGAGTAGTGATACTGTCTCTGATCTTTATTCTTTTGTCTATAAAGGAATACCGGGTAAAGGAACTGCTATGAGAAGTATTTTTGAAATAGCTCATGTTGTTGAAGCGAAGGCTGTAGTTTTTTTGGATTCTGATTTAAGAAGTGTAGAACCTTTCTGGATTGAAAGGTTACTTACTCCTATACTTGAAGGAAAAACTTCCTATGTAACACCGTATTATATACGCCATAAATACGATGGAACAATTACAAATTCGATATGTTATCCTTTAACCTCGATATTATATGGCCAAAAAATCAGACAACCAATAGGCGGTGATTTTGGTGTAGGAAAAGAATTGATAAATATTTATGTTAGAAAGCCGGTTGAGATATGGGATTCGGACATTTCAAAGTTTGGAATTGATATTTGGATGACTACAACTGCAATTAATGAATCTAAGTTACCAGTATATCAGGCATCTTTAGGTGCAAAGATTCATGATGTAAAAGATCCCGGAAAACATCTTGAAAATATGTTTAAAGAAGTTGTTGGGACGTTATTTAATTTAATGGAGGTATACAAAGAAAACTGGATGAATGTGGATAAAATTGCCGAGTCTCCTGTATATGGTGACATTCTTGAAGTTGAACCGGAACCAATATTAGTTGATGCGAAAAATCTGCTTGATAGATGTAAAAGTGGTATAATAAGTATGAAAGATGATATATCAAAAATCTTTTCTGAGGAATTAACTGAAAAATTATTTGATATAGCATATGGTAATGGGAGAATCAATGAAGAGGTGTGGATCTCAGTTATATTTGAACTTTCGAAAAAATATAAAAAATACAAAGAAGAGTTGATAAAAGTGTTAGTTCCAATATATTTTGGAAAAACAGGGGATTTTGTTCTAAAAACGTGGGATATGGATACGAAAGAAGCAGAGAAGAAGATAAATGAGCTTTTAGATAAATTTTTCGAAAGGAAAGGTGAGTTAGTAAAGATATGGATGAAATAA
- a CDS encoding MurR/RpiR family transcriptional regulator: MDEIKLGVIEKLKAIYDQLKPAEKKIAKYFIQYPDDVIHHSISELADLAKVGEATISRLSRKLGYKGFQSFKIELAKELSSVNIQVVKTHAIISEVISSLTNLSKLVDEKTLKKIAKKVVSSDKVFFFGVGSSGVVAEYGALLFTRAGFFANYYTDPHMQVISAVGMDKKTVVFGISSSGNIRDTVKSMKVAKDSKAYTIAITGGFESRITEVVDTILYIPPAGLESGIPKISPIVCQMILLHMIFEEVLALKEGAIEILKKGNTTLQTKKYNSKNEKI, from the coding sequence ATGGATGAAATAAAATTAGGTGTTATTGAGAAATTAAAAGCAATATATGATCAATTGAAACCTGCTGAAAAAAAGATTGCAAAATATTTTATTCAGTATCCGGATGATGTTATTCATCATTCAATTAGTGAACTTGCTGATCTTGCAAAAGTAGGTGAAGCTACAATTTCACGGTTGAGTAGAAAACTCGGATATAAAGGTTTTCAATCTTTTAAGATAGAGCTTGCTAAGGAACTCTCTTCAGTTAATATTCAGGTTGTTAAAACCCATGCAATTATATCTGAAGTGATTTCCTCACTAACAAATTTGTCCAAACTTGTTGATGAGAAAACATTAAAGAAAATAGCAAAAAAAGTTGTAAGTTCTGATAAAGTATTTTTCTTTGGTGTAGGTTCAAGTGGAGTTGTTGCAGAGTATGGTGCTCTTCTTTTTACTCGTGCAGGTTTTTTTGCTAATTATTATACCGATCCTCATATGCAAGTTATCAGTGCAGTTGGTATGGATAAAAAAACAGTAGTTTTTGGTATTTCTTCTAGCGGAAACATAAGAGATACTGTCAAATCAATGAAAGTTGCCAAAGATTCTAAAGCTTATACGATTGCAATTACTGGAGGGTTTGAATCGAGAATTACGGAGGTAGTAGATACGATACTTTATATTCCTCCTGCAGGTCTTGAAAGTGGCATACCTAAAATTTCTCCAATTGTTTGCCAAATGATCCTACTTCATATGATTTTTGAAGAAGTTTTAGCTTTAAAAGAAGGAGCGATTGAGATACTCAAAAAAGGCAATACGACTTTGCAAACAAAAAAATATAATAGTAAAAATGAAAAGATTTAA
- a CDS encoding DUF438 domain-containing protein, translating to MSEVFNKKEYLKNLIKRTKTEDNEKLKEEIKKMLSEVSPIEIALIEQELIQEEGLTVEQVRNVCNIHIDVLKDKTRGPDLNVPEWHPIHILVKEHDHFQNTVVSFKSLVDKIIEKNSFSEALPLIIKIQEFIDTFEKLEHYFQKEENVLFPILEKHGIEKPPMVMWKEHDIFRELRKKLKLLKENRNNDFDSFKDQLWQISTGMLDLILNHIHKEHFVLFPAALQTITEEEWKIIREEFDKIGYCCYVPQPMPDEIAKDKNEVTLEQIASLINKYAEKSKTNEIEFPSGILTKKQLTFILNTLPVDITFVDKNDEVKYFNETKDRIFVRSRTIIGRKVQNCHPEKSIEIVNRILDDFKNGKRDRADFWLKLGDKYVLIQYFAVRDEKGDYLGTLEVTMDIAPIQKITGEKRIYDD from the coding sequence ATGAGTGAAGTATTTAATAAAAAAGAATATTTAAAAAACCTTATTAAAAGAACAAAAACAGAAGATAATGAAAAATTGAAAGAAGAAATAAAAAAAATGCTCTCAGAAGTTTCTCCCATTGAAATTGCGTTAATAGAACAGGAACTTATTCAAGAAGAAGGATTGACCGTTGAACAAGTTAGAAATGTTTGTAATATACACATTGATGTTTTAAAAGATAAAACCAGAGGACCAGACTTGAATGTACCTGAATGGCATCCTATACATATTCTTGTGAAAGAACACGACCACTTTCAAAATACTGTTGTATCATTTAAATCTCTCGTAGATAAAATAATAGAAAAAAACAGTTTTTCTGAGGCTTTACCATTAATTATTAAAATCCAAGAATTTATAGATACCTTCGAAAAATTAGAACATTATTTTCAGAAAGAAGAAAACGTTCTCTTCCCAATTCTTGAAAAACATGGTATAGAAAAACCACCTATGGTCATGTGGAAAGAACACGACATTTTTAGAGAACTTAGAAAAAAACTGAAATTATTAAAAGAGAATAGGAACAACGATTTTGACTCATTTAAAGACCAACTTTGGCAAATAAGCACAGGTATGCTTGATTTAATTTTAAATCATATTCACAAGGAACACTTTGTGCTTTTCCCAGCAGCTTTACAAACTATAACAGAAGAAGAATGGAAGATAATCAGAGAAGAGTTTGATAAAATTGGATATTGCTGTTACGTTCCACAACCTATGCCAGATGAAATAGCTAAAGATAAAAATGAAGTTACTTTAGAACAAATTGCTTCTTTAATAAACAAATATGCAGAAAAATCTAAAACTAACGAAATTGAATTCCCTAGTGGTATACTTACAAAAAAGCAACTCACTTTTATTCTAAATACTTTACCTGTTGATATAACCTTTGTTGACAAAAATGATGAAGTAAAATATTTCAATGAAACCAAAGACAGAATTTTTGTTCGTAGTCGAACAATTATAGGACGTAAGGTTCAAAACTGTCATCCAGAAAAAAGTATAGAAATTGTAAATCGTATTTTAGATGACTTTAAAAACGGAAAAAGAGATCGAGCAGATTTCTGGTTAAAACTTGGTGATAAATACGTTTTAATCCAATACTTCGCTGTTAGAGATGAGAAGGGAGATTATTTAGGAACACTTGAAGTAACTATGGATATTGCTCCTATTCAGAAGATTACCGGAGAAAAAAGAATTTATGACGACTAA
- a CDS encoding SHOCT domain-containing protein, giving the protein MCWFWGPYGWFGGWIGSLIGLIIFGIILYLGYKLFKSLTISNSNQNNSALKILNEKLVKGEISEEEYLRKKAIISKNK; this is encoded by the coding sequence ATGTGTTGGTTTTGGGGACCTTACGGTTGGTTTGGAGGATGGATTGGTAGTTTAATAGGATTGATTATTTTTGGAATAATTCTATATCTTGGATACAAACTTTTTAAATCTTTAACCATTTCAAATTCTAATCAGAATAATTCTGCATTAAAAATATTAAATGAAAAACTCGTAAAAGGAGAAATTTCTGAAGAAGAATACCTAAGAAAAAAAGCAATTATTTCCAAAAACAAATGA